One window from the genome of Paracoccus zhejiangensis encodes:
- the mscL gene encoding large conductance mechanosensitive channel protein MscL, with protein sequence MIKEFKEFIARGNVMDMAVGIIIGAAFTAIVTSLVGDLINPIIGIITGGTDFSSKYFVLSGTAPEGAGLQAARDAGANVFAYGSFLSAVINFLIIAFVVFLLVKGVNRIKDATTAKAEVVEEAPAGPTQEELLAQIRDLLATRAA encoded by the coding sequence GTGATCAAAGAATTCAAGGAGTTTATCGCCCGCGGCAATGTCATGGACATGGCGGTCGGTATCATCATCGGTGCGGCCTTTACGGCCATCGTCACATCGCTGGTGGGTGACCTGATCAACCCGATCATCGGCATCATCACCGGCGGGACCGACTTCAGCAGCAAGTACTTCGTGCTGTCGGGCACCGCCCCGGAAGGTGCTGGCCTGCAGGCGGCGCGCGATGCCGGCGCGAACGTTTTTGCCTATGGCTCGTTCCTGTCTGCGGTCATCAACTTCCTGATCATCGCCTTCGTCGTGTTCCTGCTGGTGAAAGGCGTGAACCGCATCAAGGACGCGACCACCGCCAAGGCGGAAGTCGTGGAAGAGGCCCCCGCCGGCCCGACCCAGGAAGAGCTGCTGGCCCAGATCCGCGACCTGCTGGCCACCCGCGCGGCCTGA